The Symphalangus syndactylus isolate Jambi chromosome 16, NHGRI_mSymSyn1-v2.1_pri, whole genome shotgun sequence genome has a window encoding:
- the BLOC1S4 gene encoding biogenesis of lysosome-related organelles complex 1 subunit 4 gives MEGSSSDGGAPPEGLAEEAEPQGAAWSGDSGTVSQSHSSASGPWEDEGAEDGAPGRDLPLLRRAAAGYAACLLPGAGAGARPEVEALDASLEDLLTRVDEFVGMLDMLRGDSSHVVSEGVPRIHAKAAEMRRIYSRIDRLEAFVRMVGGRVARMEEQVTKAEAELGAFPRAFKKLLHTMNVPSLFSKSAPSRPQQAGYEAPVLFRTEDYFPCCSERPQL, from the coding sequence ATGGAGGGTAGCTCTTCGGATGGCGGAGCGCCGCCGGAGGGGCTGGCGGAAGAGGCCGAGCCTCAGGGCGCCGCCTGGAGCGGGGACAGTGGCACTGTGTCCCAGAGCCACAGCAGCGCCTCGGGGCCGTGGGAGGACGAGGGCGCGGAGGACGGCGCGCCGGGCCGCGACCTGCCGCTGCTTCGCCGCGCCGCTGCGGGCTACGCCGCCTGCCTGCTgcccggggccggggccggggcgcgGCCCGAGGTCGAGGCCCTGGACGCGAGCCTGGAGGACCTGCTCACCAGAGTGGACGAGTTCGTGGGCATGCTGGACATGCTTCGCGGCGACTCGTCCCACGTCGTCAGCGAGGGTGTGCCGCGCATCCACGCGAAGGCCGCCGAGATGCGGCGCATCTACAGCAGGATCGACCGGCTGGAGGCCTTCGTGAGGATGGTGGGGGGCCGCGTGGCCAGGATGGAGGAGCAGGTCACCAAGGCCGAGGCCGAGCTGGGCGCCTTCCCCAGGGCGTTCAAGAAGCTGCTGCACACGATGAACGTGCCCTCGCTCTTTAGCAAATCTGCTCCCTCGAGGCCACAGCAAGCCGGCTACGAAGCCCCCGTCCTGTTTCGGACGGAAGACTACTTTCCTTGTTGCAGTGAAAGGCCTCAGCTCTGA
- the MRFAP1L1 gene encoding MORF4 family-associated protein 1-like 1, which yields MRPLDIDEVEAPEEVEVLEPEEDFEQFLLPVINEMREDIASLIREHGRAYLRTRSKLWEMDNMLIQIKTQVEASEESALNHVQHPSGEADERVSELCEKAEEKAKEIAKMAEMLVELVWRIERSESS from the coding sequence ATGCGGCCCCTGGACATAGACGAGGTGGAAGCGCCTGAGGAAGTGGAGGTGCTAGAGCCCGAGGAGGATTTCGAGCAGTTCCTGCTGCCGGTCATCAACGAGATGCGCGAGGACATCGCGTCTCTTATACGCGAGCACGGGCGGGCGTACCTGCGGACCAGGAGCAAGCTGTGGGAGATGGACAATATGCTTATCCAGATCAAAACGCAGGTGGAGGCCTCGGAGGAGAGCGCCCTCAATCACGTGCAGCACCCAAGTGGCGAAGCTGACGAGAGAGTGTCGGAGTTGTGCGAGAAGGCTGAGGAGAAAGCCAAGGAGATTGCGAAGATGGCAGAGATGCTGGTCGAACTCGTCTGGCGAATAGAGAGAAGCGAGTCTTCTTGA